The genomic window CTGTTCACATTTATGGTATGAGGTATACCAGTGActtctcatttgttttctcgttctttttttggctgcagTATCACCCTCTACGTGGAGCTGGCGTGTAATGGGCTGTTTGGGGCGGGGCAGGGCTCCATGATCGCTGCTCCAGACCCAAACAGAAAATACACTCTTCAGAAAGCGGATCTTGTTGTGTTTAATCGTGATGTCAGGGAACTTCTGACTGACTTTGAGATGCTGGTGGATATTGTCAAGGTATGACGTGGATGATTTGAGGAACTTCAGTGTGTCGCATTTAACTTACAATAAAGCCTAGGTTCAGTCAAACTACCATAGAACTGCATCACGGTTTTCATAGTAATTCTTGGAAAGATGTGCCAGCACACGTGATTGACTGATTAATTAATTTGGACTGCTTTGCCAGTTAGTATTAAGGTTGTATATCCACTGGTGGTTCAAGCTAAAGTTTTTAATTCTGAGGCGGATGTCATAACTAATAGCTGGTTGGCTTTTCTCTTGGTTTCGCCCAGTTGCTGGGTGAAGGAGAGCAGCGTGGTTACCAGGCGTTGTTCACAGTCAATGaaatggtgaatgtgtgtgaccCAGCCAATCCCAGCTCATACCCCACAGCACACGACTTGGCCCAGAGGTTCTTCAGccagaggaatggagagagcCAGCACGTCGTTCATGCCATGGGCCACTGTCACATTGACTCAGGTGTGAACCTCTCTAGATACCAAATACCAGCCTCTGGAATGTAGATgaattaatttggttttttcttttcctgttatACAATATGCAGGTTTAAACAGTCTGGCCATTATACAAGTACCTGCCCTGAATGTTTTAGACTCAACTACTTGATATATTTGAGTTTGGTCTAAAAACTGGATGAAAGGTTCTGTCCACTTATAATGTGAATCACTCTCTTGGCAAGATATTTTTAAGTTACTGGGTTGTTGAagtgtaggttttttttttatataggaAATTTATAGGctatattaaaatatgtattttttagAATTGTCTCAGTATTGAAAATATAATTCCAGTATTTTCATACAGTCTCAAAgaagttctttattttttaactttaactgttttcatttgaatgacacTTTAGATGTAACTTTATAAGAAGACAATTTGTTTCATTCACTCTAATGTTGCTCTGGTGTCTCTCATGCCTTCCTTAGCCTGGCTCTGGCCTTACGAAGAGACCATCAGAAAGTGTGCCCGTAGCTGGGTCACTGTGATTCGTCTGATGGAGAAAAATCCAGAGTTTGTCTTCAcctgttctcaggtcagttaGTGCTCACCTAAATTGTAAATCTCTTCCCATTGAACTTAATTGGCTGATACatcttaaagtaaaaaaaacaatgacagtgaAGTATCtaaacattctgtgtgtgtgtgtgtgtgtgtgtgtgtgtgtgtgtgtgtgtaggctcaGCAGTTTCACTGGGTGAAGAGCTGGTACCCAGGCCTGTACTCGCAGATCCAACACTATGTTCAGAAAGGACGGTTTATCCCAGTTGGAGGCACATGGGTGGAGATGGTAATAatttcattcatatatatatatatatatatatatatatatatatatatatatatatatatatgtgtgtgtgtgtgtgtgtgtgtgtgtgtgtgtaatataaattttccattttctttcttcattaaAGTCACAAACATGCTATTAAAAAAATCCTAATGAAttataaaattaatttttgCAACAGATACATTTTCTATACACTTCAAAggtttttattttggtcttgttttgttctttcataCAGACTTTAATTGCCATAGTAAATAGATTTAGCAGAGGTTCTATGAATAGAGAATGCACTGCTCTGACTTGTTTCAGGACGGGAACTTGCCATCTGGGGAGTCCATGGTCAGACAGTTTCTAGAGGGACAGACTTTCTTCAAAGAAGAGTTTGGAAATTACTGCAAAGAGgtacaaaaacagacaactaCGTACCCATTAACTCAAATGCAAAGTCTGAAGCCATCAGGTTTTTCTGAATGTAAAAAAGAATCTCCATACAGAATGTCATTTACCGTACGACTCGGTCCATTAGCAAAACCGACCCAAAGCATATTAGTAGTATATTGTAGTTACCATAGATTCTCAAAGTACAGTGTACAGATGTGAAAGTTTACAATTCCGGCTTGTTCAATTAGCAATATAACATCAATGATAAGCACTGATGTTCTGTGTTAATAGTGATGCACTACAGGGTGTTTTACCGTacctgtttgttctctcttcctctaagTTCTGGTTGCCAGATACCTTTGGATACTCAGCTCAGCTCCCTCAGATTATGCGAGGATCTGGCATCTCCAACTTCCTCACCCAGAAATTGAGCTGGAACCTTGTCAATACTTTTCCAGTAAGAGTGTCCCCTCACAAATAATAACTGTTCATTATCTCATGTTAAATTTAGAGTCTGTAAaaagattttgtttatttcttttttagcaCAACACATTCTTTTGGGAAGGCATCGATGGCTCACAAGTCCTCACTCATTTCCCGCCTGGGAACTCTTATGAGATGAAGGGGAAAGTCGAGGACGTAAGTGAACCTTTGTATACGATGTCGAGTGTTTCTCAGTAACAGTCTTGTGAACGTTTTCGAAGTTGTGCTAAaccaacactaacacacctgtTTCATCTTATTTAATACTCTCCAGGGTATATTATATTTTCATACTCAATTCTTGATGATTAGATGGCGATTGAAGCCTTAATGGTTCGACAAGCAAAGTATATTGTGTAACTAGCAGCCCATGACCTAAGGGTcagagaagcgggcttgtgactgaaaggttGCCAGCTGGATTCCCAGGACTAGCAGGACCAACATCCAACATCCATGGCACTTAACCTCCAAATGCCCCCTGGgcacaggtgtgctgcccatTAATCCTGCGCCAagaggttgtgtgtgctcattactggtgtgtaagaatgggttaaatgcagaggtcaaattcactgctcacagtgtgtgtttgtgatcacagagattcagTCTTTCAGATTTAATCTTTAGTGTTTAGAAACAATGAAATGTTATATTACACCACCTAGTGGCCATGTGGATCAttacacatgtttttttttttgttttgttctaattGCAGTtaacaaacacagtgaagaaCAACAAGGACAAAGGACGGGCCAATCACAGCGCAGCGCTCTTTGGATTTGGAGATGGAGGCGGTGGTCCCACACAGCTCATGCTGGACCGCCTCCAGCGGGTACAGGACTCAGATGGCCTGCCAAAGTCAGTTCCTGCCCCACCCCTTTTAAATGACACTGCACCCACCATTAAAAATCTCTGAGCCCACCCTCAGTCTagacaaaacacagtaaaacacaggaaACCAGATGTCCCCCCCACCCAGAACCAACGAATGACACATCCTGTGTTACTGTTCTCAGTGACACATTGTTGAACTTAAATGGAATTCTGAAAGGATGAGATTTGACTGAATGTCTTAATACGTCACAAGCACGGCACTGTGCACACccattcttcattttcagtgtcagttaaCGTCCTGTGGGATCATATTCTGGGCTGAATAATTTCTTACTTTGTTAAAATCTTCCTCTTACTCAACCTCTCACCAGGGTCAAGATGTCTAGTCCAGACAAGCTTTTCTCAGAGCTGAAAGCTGACTCAGGCCTGCTGTGCACCTGGGTCGGTGAACTCTTCCTTGAGCTCCATAACGGCACGTACACCACGCAGGCCAAGGTTTGATTACTCCTTTTCCAATCAATGTTTACTGTCATCCCAAAAACAGTTGCCTGTGGGTGAGAGGAAAAATAATCTGACTTGCCTGAAATTACTCCTTCATTGTCTTCTTGGAGATTATCCTCCAGGTTTGGGAGAGGGGTGGGGAAAAAActgtcctgtgtttgtctgtacctTAAAATATTTATGTCTGGGGTTAATACAAAATACATCCTGTTGGGGCCAAATTTTACTACTCAGCAGTGGCTCTTTTGAAACCATGTGTTTACTTAATAGTATTGAATATTATCATATATAATATAAGCACTGATTAAAACTGAATTAATCAGGATATGATGGATCAGTACACCTCAGTCAGTATCAAGTATGAGATTCTACTGAATAGGTTCTCATCTACGCAACAGGTTGTTTCGTTACATGTGGTTGGGTCGTTTTCCTTTCAGTCATACAGTACATTTGTGTCGGGATGGCTTAATCACCTGAAAGATTATTTTTGCCGCATGGCGTTTAAATACAAGTCTTGTTGCCGACAGAGTGCTGTCAGTTCTTTATCACAAaatttcttgttgttttgtgttggggCTCAGATTAAAAAGGGGAATCGAGAGAGTGAAGTGTTACTCCATGATGTGGAGGTAGCAAGCTGTTTGGCTCTGTGCAAGAGTCAGGCTTTCTCTTACCCTTCCCAGAGACTACAAGAGCTGTGGAGGTAAGGTTATAGCACTACTTCAGTGGTCAAATAAGTTAACAATGGAATAGTTCTCAGGCCTCATATTTTCAGTCAGGGCTTCGTTTGGTTTTTCCAAGGTTCAAATTTAAAATCCCATGTTACTGGATTTGGTACTATAGCTAAATTGCAGTGCAGTTGCTGTCACACTGAATGTTTGATATTTAAGAAGAAAATATTTAGTAAAATAAAGTTCTGACTACCGGAACTGTTTTATCTGCATTGCAGGCTACTTCTCCTGAATCAATTCCATGATGTGCTTCCTGGCAGCTGTATTGAGATGGTGGTAGATGATGCTCTTGAATATTATCAAGGTACATTAATGCATCAATAAAGCTTTTTAGTTCCACTCAGATTCTCCAATAGATTGGAAATCAACTTCCAACAGTTTCTTCCTGTTGAGGAAGGCTTTTTCCCGTAGAGCTCCTGGCATTCTAATTACGAACTGTGtgaaacaaaagtaaacaatgaAAGCTGTCATGTTAGTATTTCAGCTGGGCTTAACTTgcctcttttattttatttttggatttgattttttctctcagagatcCAGAAGAGTGGGATGGGGCTCTTGCAGGCTGCCTGTGTGGCATTGCTGAGTCAAGGCTCCGGTACAGCAGTGCTCAACACGCTGCCATGGGACCGCACCGAGGTCGTTTCATTATCAGAGGAGAACACTCAGCCGAGACTGGGTAATTTCCACAAAGATTAAAGGAATGATTTACTGAGATTCCTTCAAAAAAAGTGGTTTAATGAAGACTCTCTGTGacagtttaatgaaaatgtaagaGTTCAGGAGACAAAGGATAAATCTGTAGTATATGCCTGATCTCCATCTGTCTTTGAACAGTGTTGGTAAAAGCCCCGAGTGTGGGAATAGGGTGTATTTCAGACTCCGTCCAGCCTGTATCCCCGGTGTCTGTGACAGTGCAGGTATTGTTCTCTTAGTTCTTTCTTATTTTAGTAAGCTGTTATTCACCATGTTTGTCGCCACACACAACAATATGACTCACCCCTTTATTACATACAGCCTGACGGAACCATCCGGATGGAGAATGGGATATTGCAGGCTGTTATTGACAAAATGGGATGCCTAATGTCCCTgcttttaatggaaaaaaacaagtgagGTCATCACAGTGATAAAGCTCTTTTTTTacgagagaaaataaaatttgcTTTTAGAGATATAATATTTATGGTAACCACTTTTGGTATGTCGTGTTTCCAGGGAAACTATATCTGAGGGCTGCCTGGGGaatcagtttgttttatttgatgatGTCCCACTGTACTGGGATGCCTGGGACGTGATGGATTACCATCTTCAGACCAGGTGAATGACACCATTCTCCGTTTCTGCATGTTAAATTCCACACAGTCTTCTGTGCACTTATGTGACTGGCATCTCTAAGTCTCAGACTGTGCCAATAGGAAACCAGTCGTGGATGTGGTCCAGCCCACTAAGGTTGTGTGTTCAGGTGGACTTCGGGGCAGTGTCACCTTTACACTCAGGATCAGTGGAaagagcacagtcacacaggagATCATTCTGGATGCCAACTGTCCCTACATCAAGTTCAGCACACAGGTAGACAAAGAACACAGCCTTCTAACAAATGGCCTGGTCTCCAGACTCACCTTGGACTAAACAGGCTCTTCAGTCaaaatgcagtttaaccaaAGGGGAAGTTTGAAGTGATCCCTACATATCCAGCAACTGaatgttacatttcatttctgatttCATATGTGAAATCGTTAGACTTCTGGACTTGAAATTGTTTGTGGAACCATATGCGAAGAGGAAAGTTGTTATCTTTTTCAGGTGGATTGGACAGAAGCTCACAAGTTCCTTAAAGTTGAGTTCCCAGTCCGAGTACGCAGCCCAAATGCCACTTACGAGATCCAGTTTGGCCACGTTCAACGACCCACTCACAGAAACACCTCCTGGGACTGGGCCCGTTTTGAGGTACCGATCAATGAACGTAACGCAATGAACATAATGCAATGAACAtaacacagtcagtgaaaaGTGTAAAAGGGTGTTATTATGTTCTACATATTTGTTGTGATGCATTTGTATGAAAGTTCTCAGAACTTTATACTAAAATAATTGTGCATTTCAGGTCTGGGGGCACAAGTGGGCTGATTTGTCAGAGCATGGCTTTGGAGTGGCTCTTCTAAATAACAGCAAATATGGCTACTCCATTCACCAGAACACCCTGACGCTCTCCCTGTGAGTTAGCTTTATGTtttctaaaaacacaaaatatgctTGCAACCGtcagcttttctttttggaaacaTTTGCACATTTCGAAACCATCACTGAGTGGGTTGTTTGGTTGATTTTTCATTACCACAAAGAAGAAACTAAATGTGGACACACTGAAGGCGTATTTTTCTTCCACAGGCTGCGTGCCCCCAAAGCCCCAGACGCCAATGCCGACATGGGACATCAGCACTTCACCTACGCAATCATGCCACATTCAGGTGCGTTTTAACCTCAATCCCCAAACCACTCTAAGAGATTTCATCAGAAACCACACTAAAAGGTTTTTAATAGAAAACTGCCTCTCATCTAATCACAGACTGTGTGGAAATGTTGTCCGTGTGTGAAGGCTCTTTTCAGGATGCAGCGGTCATTCAGTCTGCCTACAACCTCAACTTTCCTCTTCGGCTCATCCCAAATGTCAGCCTGAGCGATCCATGGAGTGCGTTTTCTGTCAGTTCAACAGCAGTTATCCTGGAAACTGTAAAACAGGTATTTTCACAAGAAAGTGACCTTGGAATAACCTTTTATTCCACCCGCACTGCCTTTACTGACAGACCCTCTCTTCCAGGCTGAGGGGAGGAAAAATGCATTGGTTGTTCGGCTGTACGAAGCTCACGGGAGCACTGGTGCTGTTATTTTGACCACCACTCTCCCTGTCCATGAAGCTTGGCAGTAAGTTTGCTCACTTTTCCTCAGTGCAGAATTATTCCATTGTTCCTAAAGCAGGACTCTCTAGCTCCAGTTTTGTATACATTCCTGTCATATGACTGAACTTTCTGTGGTTATGACAATTAATGGGCAAGTTGTACTAAGAGTGTCTGTTGTGGGCTAGACTGAAAATAACCTACCCCAGGAGTAATGTTCAGAAACATGAAtacaacagaaatgaaaacttgttttcttttttgtttttcagctgtgaTTTACTGGAGCGTGCTAATCCCGATCTTCCAGCACCAATCACAGCCTCTGGGATCAATTTGAATTTCAAACCATTCCAAATTGTATCACTCCTCCTTTTCCtgaagtgaaaacaaacacagaaaccttCCGTGTCTGGGGAGGAAACAAGAGCTTTTTA from Chanos chanos chromosome 2, fChaCha1.1, whole genome shotgun sequence includes these protein-coding regions:
- the man2c1 gene encoding alpha-mannosidase 2C1 encodes the protein MYHQPVLKNRRTLLERAEKFISDVYFTDCNLRGKLYGDTCPLESISVFQSSKRIPFAEAVQQNFQPCKVGDSFGPTWWTCWFKVTLEIPRGWKGKEVHLRWESDGEGMVWRDQQPVQGLTKEGEKTSYILTESLREDEPHSITLYVELACNGLFGAGQGSMIAAPDPNRKYTLQKADLVVFNRDVRELLTDFEMLVDIVKLLGEGEQRGYQALFTVNEMVNVCDPANPSSYPTAHDLAQRFFSQRNGESQHVVHAMGHCHIDSAWLWPYEETIRKCARSWVTVIRLMEKNPEFVFTCSQAQQFHWVKSWYPGLYSQIQHYVQKGRFIPVGGTWVEMDGNLPSGESMVRQFLEGQTFFKEEFGNYCKEFWLPDTFGYSAQLPQIMRGSGISNFLTQKLSWNLVNTFPHNTFFWEGIDGSQVLTHFPPGNSYEMKGKVEDLTNTVKNNKDKGRANHSAALFGFGDGGGGPTQLMLDRLQRVQDSDGLPKVKMSSPDKLFSELKADSGLLCTWVGELFLELHNGTYTTQAKIKKGNRESEVLLHDVEVASCLALCKSQAFSYPSQRLQELWRLLLLNQFHDVLPGSCIEMVVDDALEYYQEIQKSGMGLLQAACVALLSQGSGTAVLNTLPWDRTEVVSLSEENTQPRLVLVKAPSVGIGCISDSVQPVSPVSVTVQPDGTIRMENGILQAVIDKMGCLMSLLLMEKNKETISEGCLGNQFVLFDDVPLYWDAWDVMDYHLQTRKPVVDVVQPTKVVCSGGLRGSVTFTLRISGKSTVTQEIILDANCPYIKFSTQVDWTEAHKFLKVEFPVRVRSPNATYEIQFGHVQRPTHRNTSWDWARFEVWGHKWADLSEHGFGVALLNNSKYGYSIHQNTLTLSLLRAPKAPDANADMGHQHFTYAIMPHSGSFQDAAVIQSAYNLNFPLRLIPNVSLSDPWSAFSVSSTAVILETVKQAEGRKNALVVRLYEAHGSTGAVILTTTLPVHEAWHCDLLERANPDLPAPITASGINLNFKPFQIVSLLLFLK